Part of the Quercus robur chromosome 5, dhQueRobu3.1, whole genome shotgun sequence genome, GTACTTTGAAGGGTAATATTATGTGGTGATTAGCTTAATTATGAATATGCAGGAGCGATGTAAAGTTGCATAGGCAGCATAGTATTACTTCCACCAAGTTATTCTCCCATTCCATTCTCATTGTTGTTGATGACGAAGGAGGAGGGCCTGGTGGTTGTTTCTTTATTATAGTGAACATTTTTAATGCCTCGGATTAATTTTGATAttgacaataaatttttttcttgtaggGACAGGAAATGGCATGGTAAAGTCCCTTCTGGATTCAGTTGGCTATCCTTGTACAGCACCTAATGCTGTTCTTACCATTATCCGAGGTTACAAATGGTGTCTGCCAGTATTTCAATTCACCTTTCCTTTTGCCATTATTTTAATGGTATTATTTTGATTAAAGAATTTTCTACTGTTTTCTTTTATCATTGATAGGTCATAAGCGCTCACTGGATGTAGCTACAATTTTGCAAAGAGAGACAAAATTTTTTAGTATATTGATGCTTGCATGGGGTATGCTTGATTTTACTTGCACGGGTACTCTACCAgaaagtttttaaaatcttaaccATACATTGTCAAATAAATGGTTTAGATTTTTCCATGCCAAtaacatttaaacaaaaattggtTGGGAGTATTTTCTCATCTATTTAAGTTATTGATGTTGTGGAAAAATCTAACCACTATTACAATGATGAAAATTAGGATTATAAGAACTCTATGGTGGAGTTAACCCAGGAACAACTCTAGAGGATCTCAATCCATAATATTTCCATTATTTCTCTTAGAAAATCTCATTCTATTTCAGGTCTGGTTGCGGATATTGACATTGAATCTGAAAAGTATAGGTGGATGGGAAGTGCTCGCATAGATTTCTATGTATGTTTTTAAGAATGTCTCATTTATCATTTTCATTGAATCTACTTCAGATTTGTGTGTATGTATTTGTATATGACTTGTAATcccattatttttttagttacaacACTTAATCTAGTTCTGTAATCTAAAGTTACAAGTAGACTGAACAGAATAAATATTATGTTGTATTAGTTGCATTATAATTTCTATGATCCTGATAGTATCTTCAAAGACTCATCATTACATAGAACAAGAACCAGAGCTCCGCTATGATGGTGGTAGTAGTAATGACAGAGCAGTACTTAATAAGGCTTTGGGGATAAATTGGCTTACGTGTCACTATTGTTATTTATGTTTAGCAGATTGGGAAAATTGAGCTTTTGTTTCAATTCCTTGCTGAATGCAGGTTAGAGGTTTGTATTTGTGTTGGCTATTAGAAAGGCTATAGATAAGCTAGAGTTTAATTTTAataggaaaataataaataaaatttacttgtattataCACGTGCATACACTTTAGTTTTTCTCATTTAACATTTGACTTGTTTTAATCAATTccaccttactttttttttttttaactcgggaATATACATGCAAGACTGCAAAACATAAGCATTAGTCATGGAATTTGTATCATCATATCCATCAGCAATAAAGGTGAAAAAATGCTCGCAATAAACAGTGTCTTGCACCTAGTTGAGTAAAATGTGACAGCTTTGACAATGCTGATTTCCATGTGATCTTTTTTGCTTATTTCTTTGAGTTGCACCTAATTTGAATAATGGCTGGGTTGGAGTCATATGTTGCTGTTTTAATAGTAGTCTGCATCAAGGCGTTGATGctaattatttcttttctttaggGTCTTCAACGAATTTTACATTTGAGGCAATACAATGGATGTGTTTCTTTTGTGCCTGCACCTGGCTTTGAAACTTATGGAGAGCCAACTAGTTACCCCAACAAATCTACTGGCAAGCCTGATAGCTGCAATCCAAGTGAAGAGGAGTCTATTAAGGTTCGGCATCATGGTTACCAGGGACCTAATATTGACTTGGAGAATTTAGAGTGGAGAACTATCAGTGGGCCATTTGTCTCAGTCTGGCTTCATAACGTACCTTGGGGTAGTGAAGGCACATTGGCAGCCCCAGATGCCAAGGTAAAGTCACATTCAGCATGAATGTTTTAGTTTATTTCTTTCACCCATTTTAATTCTTGGTATGTTGCAAGATATCAATTCTGCTGAAACCATATGGCTATGTTGGGTTTTCTCTGCCTATATcgcaaaataaaaattaaaaaagccCTTTGCAAACGACTCTGTTCAGCtgttattttttacaaaaattgtaAGAGGGAggtgaaaattttttaatggtcCCCCTGCCCTCCTCCCTCTGCCAGTGCTCCCCATGGGGGTGTTCAGTGTTTACAAAAGAGTGGTAGTTTTGGAGCCTAACAGCTTGATTAGGAATCATTTTCTCTTCATCTGGTAGAATCTCTGCTAAATTCTCAATAGGGCATATTTGTgtcaaattcaaataatttgtcTGTCAATTATAAGCATAATTGACATTTCTGTGTTCTCTTTTGCCTGTTGATGTGCAGTTCTCAGATGGTTATCTAGACTTGATCATTATGAGGGATTGCCCTCAGTTAGCTTTAATGTCATTGATGACGGGATTGAATGATGGAAGTCATGTCAAATCACCACATGTCACATACCTCAAGGTAGGTCACCAAATTTAGTAAGACAATCTGTTTTTCATTGTCT contains:
- the LOC126728851 gene encoding sphingosine kinase 1-like, encoding MEQPENPAEQPIVSDRVIINGSETPLTLTADGKLRMWERGQRCLTVKKEVLGFVTEGSKIRIRAVVKGGGAGICCVASKGALVRKDFVFQPLSNDSLNLWSQKLRQYIDSLGKYLNFLILILTINFFLVGTGNGMVKSLLDSVGYPCTAPNAVLTIIRGHKRSLDVATILQRETKFFSILMLAWGLVADIDIESEKYRWMGSARIDFYGLQRILHLRQYNGCVSFVPAPGFETYGEPTSYPNKSTGKPDSCNPSEEESIKVRHHGYQGPNIDLENLEWRTISGPFVSVWLHNVPWGSEGTLAAPDAKFSDGYLDLIIMRDCPQLALMSLMTGLNDGSHVKSPHVTYLKVKAFVLEPGPQTKEPTKEGIIDSDGEVLARGKGTYKCDQKAPMAYDKLQIAVHQGLATLFSPL